A genomic region of Runella rosea contains the following coding sequences:
- a CDS encoding T9SS type A sorting domain-containing protein, with protein MMQKNTTYWRCLNVLLVILLTVGTLTAQIKITFPVERAVFQRNNANQASISIGGYYTQAVDRIEARLVPVSAGQGQATDWTTIESNPKGGVFLGSLTGRGGWYTLEVRAFFGGVEVGRDALAKLGVGEVFLIAGQSNAQGFFGFGAPAVNDDRVNTITWDNQNSDRTNNLTFSFTRLTAEGVIGPRGRSAWCWGPLGDLLARKLNVPILFMNAGWIDTSTQNWLDSANGKTVKNRVNEDLPAGMPYLNLKNALQYYGSILGLRSVLWLQGENDAAANVTKDAYQSSLQGLVNVARIEQGEVLSSLPWVLSRTSRYAINTSSFTSQSVIDAQTAIINIPFNKSYPGPFTDNIQVPRPLTNPINGSLDLVHFQGQGLTDLAQAWDNSLQPSFFATVVPVSPRPARPLTVTCNAGNVSFNVKAPDGFVSYRWANGETTQTITVQGAGTYQVTMKDNAGNTYLTPALVVTDPSVRLPDPVITPSGEQIICADSSIALTVNVSSVNTVTWSNGLTGRTINVKTPGTYTARLSNIYGCSSPTLSAPVTVKTISIKAPKLIQSGPYSVQATPDSTIFSFADTKVSNITWDWRQGGRSLTATESAIKVTQTGEFTTRSRVTFVANSGGSARTCLSPFSAAVLYQPTGETADGLVVYPNPSRLGKVAIETLEDLTDVEITVTSLSGQVVYSGKFPDLKIRKEIDLSYVNEGAYILKLSSTTLKQSKRIIIDN; from the coding sequence ATGATGCAAAAAAACACTACCTATTGGCGCTGCTTGAATGTGTTATTAGTCATTTTATTAACAGTAGGTACGTTGACAGCTCAGATAAAAATTACGTTCCCAGTAGAACGGGCCGTTTTTCAACGTAACAACGCAAACCAAGCTTCCATCTCCATCGGGGGTTATTATACGCAGGCGGTTGACCGCATTGAAGCCCGTCTTGTTCCAGTTTCGGCGGGTCAAGGTCAAGCCACCGACTGGACTACCATCGAATCCAATCCCAAAGGCGGTGTATTTTTAGGCTCTTTGACTGGCCGGGGCGGTTGGTATACGCTCGAAGTCAGGGCGTTTTTCGGGGGCGTAGAAGTGGGTCGCGATGCCCTCGCTAAGTTGGGCGTCGGCGAGGTATTTTTGATTGCTGGTCAATCAAATGCACAGGGCTTTTTCGGCTTTGGCGCTCCTGCTGTCAACGACGACCGCGTAAATACCATCACTTGGGATAATCAAAACTCCGACCGAACCAACAACCTCACGTTTTCATTCACCCGGCTCACCGCTGAGGGGGTAATTGGTCCGCGCGGCCGCAGTGCGTGGTGCTGGGGACCTTTGGGGGATTTATTAGCCAGAAAATTAAACGTTCCTATCTTGTTTATGAATGCGGGATGGATTGATACCTCTACGCAAAACTGGTTGGATTCGGCCAATGGCAAAACGGTTAAAAACCGAGTAAACGAGGATTTACCAGCGGGAATGCCTTATCTCAACTTAAAAAATGCCCTCCAATATTACGGTTCTATTCTAGGCCTACGGTCGGTATTATGGTTGCAAGGGGAAAATGATGCTGCCGCCAATGTAACGAAAGATGCGTATCAAAGTTCTCTGCAGGGCTTGGTAAACGTGGCCCGTATCGAACAAGGCGAAGTGCTTTCTTCTTTGCCGTGGGTGTTATCCCGCACCTCTCGGTATGCCATCAATACCAGCTCATTTACGTCCCAATCGGTAATAGATGCCCAAACGGCCATCATCAATATTCCTTTTAATAAATCCTACCCAGGTCCGTTCACTGATAATATTCAAGTTCCTAGGCCACTTACTAACCCCATCAATGGCTCCCTTGATTTAGTACACTTTCAAGGACAAGGGTTAACGGACTTAGCCCAAGCATGGGATAACTCCTTACAACCCAGCTTTTTTGCTACTGTGGTTCCAGTGTCGCCCCGCCCCGCCCGACCGCTTACCGTTACGTGCAATGCTGGCAACGTTAGTTTTAATGTCAAAGCGCCCGATGGCTTTGTCTCCTACCGATGGGCAAACGGAGAAACCACCCAAACCATCACAGTACAGGGAGCAGGCACCTATCAGGTAACGATGAAAGACAATGCAGGTAATACTTATCTCACGCCAGCATTGGTCGTAACAGACCCCTCCGTAAGGCTTCCCGATCCAGTGATTACGCCAAGCGGCGAACAAATCATTTGCGCCGACTCTTCGATTGCCTTAACCGTGAATGTTTCATCGGTCAATACCGTCACTTGGAGCAATGGCCTCACTGGCCGAACCATCAACGTAAAAACGCCAGGCACCTACACCGCCCGTCTTAGCAATATATATGGATGCAGTTCACCTACTCTTTCTGCCCCAGTGACTGTTAAAACCATCAGTATTAAAGCCCCAAAGCTCATCCAGTCGGGTCCTTACAGTGTTCAGGCCACGCCAGATAGTACTATATTTTCATTTGCCGACACAAAAGTCTCAAACATTACGTGGGATTGGCGACAAGGAGGTCGAAGCCTTACCGCCACTGAGTCGGCCATTAAAGTAACCCAAACGGGCGAATTTACAACGCGCTCACGGGTGACATTTGTGGCCAATTCCGGTGGAAGTGCCCGTACTTGCCTTTCTCCTTTTTCAGCTGCGGTACTGTACCAACCTACCGGAGAAACCGCTGATGGGCTAGTGGTTTACCCAAACCCAAGTCGTTTGGGCAAAGTCGCGATTGAAACGCTCGAAGATTTAACCGATGTTGAAATCACCGTCACGTCGTTGAGCGGGCAGGTTGTTTACTCTGGCAAATTCCCTGATTTGAAAATTCGCAAAGAAATTGACCTCAGTTATGTCAATGAAGGAGCTTATATTCTTAAATTATCTTCAACGACGCTTAAACAATCTAAAAGAATTATCATTGATAATTGA
- a CDS encoding type II toxin-antitoxin system HicB family antitoxin — MNNPKYEIIIYWSQNDEAFIAEVPELPGCIADGQTYKEALENAEIIISEWLETAIELGRNIPEPKGKLIYA; from the coding sequence ATGAATAACCCCAAATACGAGATTATCATTTATTGGAGCCAAAATGACGAAGCTTTTATTGCTGAAGTCCCCGAGCTTCCGGGCTGTATAGCTGACGGGCAAACCTACAAAGAAGCATTAGAAAACGCTGAAATAATCATTAGTGAATGGCTCGAAACAGCCATTGAGCTGGGACGTAACATTCCCGAACCTAAAGGTAAATTAATATACGCTTAA
- a CDS encoding NuoI/complex I 23 kDa subunit family protein: MQLTNRSKQVSNKQMTFAERIYLPAIATGLGITIKHFFQKKVTIQYPEVKQFLGPVFRGRHVLKRDEQGRERCTACGLCAVACPAEAISMVAAEREKGEEKLYREEKYAAVYEINMLRCIFCGLCEEACPKQAIYLRHDEFVPVFTERDQVIWGKDLLAENMNNRYLRKAWTKEEAREQDLKGVEAEPRTQM, translated from the coding sequence ATGCAATTAACAAATCGTTCGAAGCAAGTCAGCAATAAGCAAATGACCTTTGCTGAGCGGATTTATCTGCCCGCTATCGCTACTGGTCTGGGGATTACGATAAAGCACTTTTTTCAGAAGAAAGTAACCATTCAATACCCAGAAGTGAAGCAGTTTCTCGGCCCAGTATTCCGTGGGCGTCACGTATTAAAGCGTGACGAACAAGGACGCGAACGTTGCACCGCCTGTGGATTGTGCGCCGTAGCCTGCCCTGCTGAAGCCATTTCGATGGTAGCCGCTGAGCGCGAAAAGGGAGAAGAAAAACTCTATCGTGAAGAAAAATACGCCGCTGTGTATGAAATCAACATGCTACGCTGTATTTTCTGCGGTTTGTGCGAAGAAGCCTGTCCTAAGCAAGCGATTTACCTACGCCACGATGAATTTGTACCCGTATTTACCGAGCGTGACCAGGTGATTTGGGGCAAAGATTTATTGGCCGAAAACATGAACAACCGCTATCTGCGCAAAGCATGGACCAAAGAAGAAGCACGGGAGCAAGATTTGAAAGGTGTAGAGGCTGAACCAAGAACCCAAATGTAA
- the nuoD gene encoding NADH dehydrogenase (quinone) subunit D translates to MTETAVAPKDTADLAQGEKVQYVNELTTLNLGPTHPATHGIFQNVLTMDGEKIVAGEQTVGYIHRAFEKIAERRPFYQITTLTDRMNYCSSPINNMGWHMTVEKLLSIEVPKRAQYIRVIMMELARIADHIVCNGILGVDTGAFTGFLYLYEKREDIYEIYEEVCGARLTTNMGRVGGMERDLSTTAIRKINDFLKTFPPVLKEFERLFNRNRIFMDRTIGVGGISAERAMSYGFTGPNLRAAGVDYDVRVMSPYSSYEDFEFDIPVGQHGDTYDRYMVRNEEMWQSLRIIEQAMKNLPEGPYYADAPEFYLPPKKEVYRSMEALIYHFKIVMGEIEAPVGEVYHAVEGGNGELGFYLLSDGGRTPYRLHFRRPCFIYYQAYPEMCVGSTISDAIVTMSSLNVIAGELDA, encoded by the coding sequence ATGACAGAAACTGCAGTTGCCCCCAAAGATACCGCCGACCTCGCTCAAGGCGAAAAGGTACAATACGTCAACGAACTTACTACCCTTAACCTAGGCCCCACCCACCCAGCCACGCACGGTATTTTTCAGAACGTGCTGACCATGGATGGCGAAAAAATTGTGGCGGGTGAGCAAACCGTCGGGTACATCCACCGTGCATTTGAAAAAATAGCCGAGCGCCGACCGTTTTATCAGATTACCACCCTCACCGACCGCATGAATTATTGCTCCTCCCCCATCAACAACATGGGATGGCACATGACGGTCGAAAAACTCCTTAGTATTGAAGTACCCAAACGCGCCCAGTACATCCGGGTTATTATGATGGAATTGGCCCGTATCGCCGACCACATCGTTTGTAACGGTATTTTGGGCGTAGATACGGGGGCATTTACGGGCTTTCTGTACTTGTACGAAAAACGCGAAGATATTTATGAGATATACGAAGAAGTATGCGGTGCCCGCCTGACGACCAACATGGGGCGTGTGGGTGGTATGGAGCGCGATTTGAGCACTACTGCCATTCGTAAAATCAACGACTTCCTCAAAACATTTCCACCAGTTCTTAAAGAGTTTGAAAGGCTCTTTAACCGTAACCGTATTTTTATGGACCGTACCATCGGCGTGGGCGGAATTTCGGCCGAGCGAGCGATGAGCTACGGGTTTACGGGGCCCAACTTGCGGGCGGCGGGCGTGGATTATGACGTACGGGTAATGAGCCCTTATTCATCTTATGAAGATTTTGAATTTGATATTCCCGTAGGACAACACGGCGATACGTACGACCGATACATGGTTCGCAACGAAGAAATGTGGCAAAGTCTCCGCATTATTGAGCAAGCCATGAAAAACCTTCCCGAAGGGCCTTATTACGCCGACGCTCCTGAGTTCTATCTACCTCCCAAGAAGGAAGTATACCGCAGTATGGAAGCCCTCATCTATCACTTTAAAATCGTGATGGGCGAAATCGAAGCACCAGTCGGTGAAGTTTATCACGCCGTAGAAGGCGGCAACGGAGAGTTAGGTTTCTACCTCCTCAGCGACGGCGGCCGTACGCCTTACCGTTTGCATTTCCGTCGTCCATGCTTTATTTATTATCAGGCTTACCCTGAAATGTGTGTTGGCAGTACCATCTCCGACGCCATTGTCACCATGAGTAGTTTAAACGTGATTGCAGGAGAGCTGGATGCTTAA
- a CDS encoding type II toxin-antitoxin system HicA family toxin, with product MGKFENLLDKILRGLADNNIDFQELCRLLVRFGFDERIKGSHHIFSKEGVEEIINLQSASAGKAKGYQVKQVRSIILKYRLLSPKENE from the coding sequence TTGGGAAAATTTGAAAATTTATTGGACAAAATCCTTCGTGGATTAGCTGACAATAATATTGATTTCCAAGAGCTTTGTCGACTGTTAGTGCGCTTTGGCTTCGATGAACGCATAAAAGGGAGCCACCATATATTTTCAAAAGAAGGTGTTGAAGAAATTATTAATTTGCAATCTGCTTCGGCTGGAAAAGCAAAAGGCTACCAAGTCAAGCAGGTAAGAAGTATAATTTTAAAATACCGATTGTTAAGCCCAAAAGAAAATGAATAA
- a CDS encoding NADH-quinone oxidoreductase subunit J family protein: MDFSGFLNNLTPATGFFYFLSFLTILTGLMVVLSKNPIHSVLYLIATFFCLSGHYVLLNAQFLAAVNIIVYAGAIMVLFLFVIMFLNLKQEDEESKTNLTKIAAMVTGGTLFLIFVAVFRKTQFGAFNAYSFDSQVGMVESLGEVLYKDYLLPFELASILFLVAMIGAVMLGRREAGDRHF, from the coding sequence ATGGATTTTTCCGGCTTTTTAAATAATCTTACGCCTGCAACAGGCTTTTTTTACTTCCTGTCATTTTTGACAATACTGACGGGTTTGATGGTGGTTTTATCCAAAAATCCCATCCATAGCGTGTTGTATCTGATTGCAACATTCTTTTGTTTATCAGGACATTATGTACTTTTGAACGCCCAATTTCTGGCAGCGGTCAATATTATCGTTTACGCAGGTGCCATCATGGTATTGTTCCTGTTCGTCATCATGTTCCTGAACCTCAAACAGGAAGACGAAGAATCAAAAACCAACTTGACCAAAATTGCCGCGATGGTAACGGGCGGGACCCTGTTTTTGATTTTTGTAGCCGTTTTTCGCAAAACACAATTCGGTGCTTTCAATGCGTATAGCTTCGACTCGCAAGTGGGGATGGTGGAAAGCCTCGGTGAGGTTTTATACAAAGATTATTTACTTCCTTTTGAATTGGCCTCTATTTTATTTTTAGTTGCCATGATTGGCGCCGTGATGCTAGGGCGTCGCGAAGCAGGTGACCGCCACTTCTAG
- a CDS encoding NADH-quinone oxidoreductase subunit C: MLTNQSVAEEIIRKFGDDVFDFEEPFGMLTFSTTREQIIPMLEYLKAHPQFQVNFLTDIMAIHYPDKVGQEFCVVYHTHSFIHNFRIRIKVFLAEADVHIPTATGLFASANWMERETYDFFGILFDGHPNLKRILNMDEMDYFPMRKEYPLEDPTREDKIDALFGR, translated from the coding sequence ATGCTTACAAACCAATCTGTAGCCGAAGAAATCATCAGGAAATTTGGAGACGACGTGTTCGATTTTGAAGAGCCGTTTGGAATGCTTACTTTCAGTACAACGAGGGAACAAATTATCCCAATGTTGGAGTACTTAAAGGCGCACCCCCAATTTCAGGTAAATTTTCTCACCGACATAATGGCTATCCATTATCCTGACAAGGTTGGTCAGGAATTTTGTGTAGTTTACCATACGCATAGTTTCATTCACAACTTCCGAATCCGCATCAAAGTTTTTCTGGCGGAGGCCGATGTTCATATTCCAACGGCAACGGGCTTGTTTGCCTCTGCCAACTGGATGGAACGCGAAACGTATGATTTTTTCGGAATTTTGTTTGATGGGCACCCCAATCTAAAGCGCATTCTGAACATGGACGAAATGGATTATTTCCCAATGCGCAAAGAATATCCCCTCGAAGATCCAACGCGTGAAGATAAAATTGATGCTTTGTTTGGAAGATAA
- the nuoH gene encoding NADH-quinone oxidoreductase subunit NuoH yields the protein MTIDVALIIKAIIILLIFGITLLIAMYSTYGERKVAAFMQDRIGPNRAGPFGLLQPLADAVKMFFKEDFIPSQASKWLFILGPCLSMLTALMTSAVIPFGDSVKYESAPGKVWDIPVQAIDVNIGILYVFGVVSLGVYGIMVGGWASNNKFSLLGAIRAASQNISYEISMGLAIIAILMMTGSLSIRHIVEQQHGGNWNIFYQPLGFIIFITCAFAECNRTPFDLPECETELIGGYHTEYSSMKLGFYLFAEYINMFVSSAMISSLYFGGYNYPGMDWVQAQLTSSLGEIAGHNVGTLIGTLVFFAKSLFFVFFYMWVRWTLPRFRYDQLMNLGWKALIPLAMINIVLTGGAILFLKPLIISFLK from the coding sequence ATGACTATAGACGTCGCTCTTATCATTAAGGCAATTATTATATTGCTCATTTTTGGGATTACGCTTTTGATAGCGATGTACTCAACCTACGGGGAACGTAAGGTGGCGGCTTTCATGCAAGACCGTATCGGTCCCAACCGCGCGGGGCCGTTTGGGTTATTGCAACCGCTTGCCGATGCCGTTAAAATGTTTTTCAAGGAAGACTTCATCCCTTCACAAGCCAGCAAGTGGCTTTTTATTTTAGGCCCGTGTCTTTCGATGTTGACCGCTCTGATGACGAGCGCCGTTATTCCGTTTGGCGACAGCGTAAAATATGAGTCAGCACCCGGCAAAGTTTGGGACATTCCCGTGCAGGCAATTGACGTCAATATCGGTATCCTGTACGTTTTTGGCGTGGTTTCACTGGGTGTGTACGGAATTATGGTGGGCGGTTGGGCTTCCAACAATAAGTTTTCGTTGTTAGGGGCCATTCGTGCCGCATCCCAAAACATCAGCTACGAAATCTCGATGGGTTTGGCCATTATCGCCATTTTGATGATGACGGGTTCTCTTTCGATTCGCCACATTGTGGAGCAGCAGCACGGCGGCAATTGGAATATTTTCTACCAACCACTCGGCTTTATTATTTTTATCACTTGCGCTTTTGCGGAGTGTAACCGTACTCCTTTTGACTTACCAGAGTGCGAAACCGAGCTGATTGGTGGCTATCACACCGAGTACAGTTCGATGAAATTAGGCTTTTATCTTTTTGCCGAATACATCAACATGTTCGTTTCTTCGGCCATGATTTCCAGTCTTTACTTTGGTGGTTACAACTACCCCGGGATGGATTGGGTTCAGGCACAATTAACGAGCTCTTTGGGTGAAATAGCCGGACACAACGTGGGCACGCTCATCGGGACTTTGGTATTTTTTGCAAAATCATTGTTCTTCGTATTCTTTTACATGTGGGTACGCTGGACATTGCCACGTTTCCGTTATGACCAATTGATGAATTTGGGCTGGAAAGCACTTATTCCGCTGGCCATGATCAATATTGTTCTGACGGGAGGAGCTATTCTATTCCTGAAGCCGTTGATAATAAGTTTCTTAAAATAA
- the nuoF gene encoding NADH-quinone oxidoreductase subunit NuoF, translated as MAVKILTEHINVPGINTFDVYRKMGGYTAVEKALKKMTPEEIVEEVKKSGVRGRGGAGFPMGMKWSFLAKPEGVPRYLVCNADESEPGTFKDHYLMREIPHLLIEGMIVSSFALGANKSFIYVRGELMYVIQILEKAIAEAKAAGFLGKNILGSGYDLELVVQPGGGAYICGEETALLESLEGKRGNPRNKPPFPAVKGLYQSPTVVNNVESIANTPWIVNNGGEAYASLGIGRSTGTKLISASGHINKPGVYEIPLGITVEDFIYADEWCGGIRPGHHLKAVIAGGSSVPILPANLILNLANGDKRLMTYESLSDGGFATGTMLGSGGFIAMDETSCVVRNTWTFARFYHHESCGQCSPCREGTGWMDKVLERIEHGKGNMHDIDLLVDVAKKIEGNTICPLGDAAAWPVASAIRHFRDEFEWHVKHPHEATQPGAVYRGAMELV; from the coding sequence ATGGCAGTTAAAATTCTCACCGAACATATCAACGTCCCCGGTATCAACACCTTCGATGTCTATCGCAAAATGGGTGGTTATACCGCCGTTGAAAAGGCATTGAAAAAAATGACTCCCGAAGAAATTGTGGAGGAAGTCAAAAAATCGGGCGTACGCGGTCGCGGTGGCGCAGGATTCCCGATGGGGATGAAATGGAGCTTTTTGGCCAAACCCGAAGGTGTACCTCGCTACTTAGTCTGCAACGCCGACGAGTCGGAACCTGGAACGTTCAAAGACCATTATTTGATGCGCGAAATTCCCCACCTTTTGATTGAGGGAATGATCGTATCCAGCTTTGCTCTTGGGGCCAACAAGTCATTTATTTACGTGCGTGGCGAATTGATGTACGTAATTCAAATTCTCGAAAAAGCCATTGCTGAAGCAAAAGCAGCGGGCTTTTTAGGAAAAAACATACTAGGTTCGGGCTATGACCTTGAGTTGGTCGTGCAGCCTGGCGGCGGTGCCTACATCTGCGGCGAAGAAACTGCATTGTTGGAATCGCTGGAAGGCAAACGCGGGAATCCCCGCAATAAACCGCCGTTCCCAGCCGTAAAAGGACTTTATCAATCCCCCACTGTTGTTAACAACGTAGAATCCATTGCCAATACCCCTTGGATTGTCAACAATGGAGGTGAAGCTTACGCCTCTCTGGGAATTGGACGCAGTACAGGAACCAAACTTATCTCGGCCTCTGGCCACATCAATAAACCCGGTGTATACGAAATTCCGCTGGGAATTACGGTTGAAGATTTTATTTATGCCGACGAATGGTGCGGCGGAATTCGCCCAGGTCACCACTTAAAAGCGGTGATTGCGGGTGGTTCATCGGTGCCCATTTTACCCGCTAATCTTATTCTGAATCTTGCCAATGGCGATAAACGCCTGATGACCTATGAATCGTTGTCAGACGGCGGTTTTGCAACTGGTACCATGCTTGGTTCTGGGGGCTTTATTGCCATGGATGAAACCTCCTGCGTGGTTCGAAATACATGGACTTTTGCCCGTTTTTATCACCACGAATCCTGCGGACAATGCTCGCCTTGCCGCGAAGGAACGGGTTGGATGGACAAAGTGCTTGAGCGTATCGAACACGGTAAAGGAAACATGCACGACATTGATTTGTTAGTGGATGTGGCTAAAAAGATTGAAGGAAACACTATTTGTCCCCTTGGAGATGCCGCTGCATGGCCCGTTGCCTCCGCCATTCGTCACTTCCGTGATGAGTTTGAGTGGCACGTAAAGCATCCCCACGAAGCCACTCAGCCCGGAGCCGTTTATCGCGGAGCCATGGAATTAGTGTAA
- a CDS encoding NADH-quinone oxidoreductase subunit NuoE family protein encodes MTDTTTPITFTPERLAKAQEIIARYPAGKQKSALLPLLHLAQEQYGWVSSDVMDYVAGLLSILPIEVYEVASFYTMFHLDPVGKHVIEYCRTGPCCLMGGEDVYGHLKQKLGIETGETTPDGKFTLKEVECLAACGWGPVFQIREKYYMNLTNEKVDEIIEELSKD; translated from the coding sequence ATGACCGATACCACCACCCCCATCACTTTTACCCCTGAGCGGCTTGCCAAAGCGCAGGAAATCATCGCTCGTTACCCTGCTGGTAAACAAAAATCCGCCCTTCTACCGTTGCTGCACCTTGCACAGGAACAATACGGTTGGGTTAGTTCTGACGTAATGGATTATGTTGCTGGTTTGCTTTCCATTTTACCGATTGAAGTATACGAAGTAGCTTCGTTCTATACAATGTTTCACCTTGACCCAGTTGGCAAACACGTGATAGAATATTGCCGTACAGGTCCTTGCTGCCTGATGGGCGGAGAAGATGTATATGGACACTTAAAGCAAAAGTTGGGCATTGAGACTGGTGAAACCACTCCCGACGGCAAGTTTACGCTCAAAGAAGTGGAGTGTCTGGCCGCGTGCGGTTGGGGGCCTGTTTTTCAGATTCGTGAAAAATATTACATGAATTTGACCAACGAAAAAGTGGATGAAATAATTGAAGAATTGAGTAAAGACTAA
- a CDS encoding NADH-quinone oxidoreductase subunit B, whose translation MTQDIKIVEAPEGYEGSGFFATSFDKVVGLARSHSLWPLPFATSCCGIEFMSTMASRYDLARFGSERPSFSPRQADMLLVAGTIAKKMAPILKQVYLQMAEPRWVIAIGACASSGGIFDTYSVLQGIDRVIPVDVYVPGCPPRPEQILEGIMQVRELTHNESLRRRNGPEYQALLASYNIQ comes from the coding sequence ATGACACAAGATATTAAAATAGTAGAAGCACCCGAAGGCTACGAAGGCTCGGGTTTCTTCGCCACCTCATTTGATAAAGTTGTGGGGTTGGCCCGCAGCCACTCGTTGTGGCCCCTGCCGTTTGCTACATCTTGCTGCGGCATCGAGTTTATGTCTACAATGGCATCTCGTTACGATTTGGCCCGTTTTGGGTCGGAGCGTCCGAGCTTTTCTCCGCGTCAGGCTGATATGCTGCTGGTAGCGGGAACCATCGCAAAAAAAATGGCCCCCATCCTGAAGCAGGTATATCTTCAGATGGCCGAACCTCGTTGGGTAATTGCCATCGGTGCCTGTGCATCTAGCGGCGGGATTTTTGATACCTACAGTGTATTGCAGGGGATTGACCGGGTTATTCCAGTTGATGTGTACGTTCCCGGCTGCCCGCCCCGCCCCGAACAAATTTTGGAAGGAATTATGCAGGTACGCGAGCTAACCCATAATGAGTCGCTTCGCCGTCGCAACGGGCCTGAATACCAAGCGTTGTTGGCCTCTTATAACATTCAGTAA
- a CDS encoding NADH-quinone oxidoreductase subunit A, giving the protein MNYLPSDYLPILIQLGLALAFIVGTMLVTHAIGPKRNSKLKDEAFECGIESQGDARTPISIKYFLVAILFVLFDVEVIFMYPWAVNFIKLGSDGFVEMILFMGLLLAGFYYIIRKGVLEWEK; this is encoded by the coding sequence ATGAATTACTTACCCTCCGATTATCTCCCCATTTTGATTCAACTTGGTCTTGCGCTCGCTTTTATCGTGGGCACGATGCTCGTCACGCATGCCATCGGCCCTAAGCGTAACAGCAAACTGAAAGATGAAGCCTTTGAGTGTGGTATTGAGTCTCAGGGAGACGCCCGCACCCCCATATCCATCAAGTATTTTTTGGTCGCCATTTTATTCGTTTTGTTTGATGTAGAGGTCATTTTTATGTACCCTTGGGCGGTCAATTTTATCAAACTCGGCAGCGATGGCTTTGTCGAAATGATTCTGTTTATGGGACTGCTGTTAGCAGGTTTTTACTACATTATCCGCAAAGGAGTATTGGAGTGGGAAAAGTAA
- a CDS encoding 2Fe-2S iron-sulfur cluster-binding protein: MENTAPQLFKITFDGIEIEVPPGTTIMQAARQLGPQYAPPAMCYYEPLKGTGGKCRACLVKVTAGSAKDPRPMPKLVPSCITTVQDGMVVENTTNESVLETRRGIVEFLLINHPLDCPVCDQAGECHLQDFAFEHGRVTTRYEEERRTFEKQDIGPYVQLHMTRCILCYRCVFTADQITNKRVHGVLNRGDHAEISTYIEKAIDNDFSGNVIDVCPVGALTDKTYRFKSRVWFSKPVEAHCDCEKCSGNVTLWYRGDEVIRVTARKNEWGEVKEFICNTCRFERKKTSDWTIEGPTKISRHSVIMANKYRADLKKPAFGLKVAEAQYKQIDDSRPYITDGTTIRELSKENNAKANQRSLAENN, encoded by the coding sequence ATGGAAAATACCGCACCCCAGTTGTTCAAAATTACATTCGACGGTATCGAAATCGAAGTGCCGCCAGGAACAACTATTATGCAGGCTGCTCGTCAGTTAGGGCCGCAGTACGCCCCCCCTGCCATGTGCTATTATGAGCCGCTTAAAGGAACAGGAGGCAAGTGCCGGGCTTGCTTGGTGAAAGTAACCGCAGGGTCAGCGAAAGACCCTCGCCCCATGCCTAAATTGGTACCTTCGTGTATCACCACCGTTCAGGATGGCATGGTAGTCGAAAACACAACCAACGAATCGGTGCTAGAAACACGTCGCGGAATCGTTGAATTTTTGTTGATTAACCACCCACTCGACTGTCCAGTTTGCGATCAGGCGGGCGAATGTCATTTACAGGATTTTGCTTTTGAGCACGGTCGCGTTACAACCCGATACGAAGAAGAACGCCGTACGTTTGAAAAACAGGACATCGGCCCTTATGTGCAGTTGCACATGACCCGCTGTATTCTGTGTTATCGTTGCGTATTTACGGCCGACCAGATTACCAACAAACGGGTGCATGGCGTATTGAATCGCGGCGACCACGCCGAAATCAGTACGTATATCGAGAAAGCCATCGACAACGATTTTTCAGGCAACGTGATTGACGTATGCCCTGTGGGCGCTTTGACCGATAAAACCTACCGTTTCAAAAGCCGCGTGTGGTTCAGCAAACCCGTTGAAGCGCATTGCGACTGCGAAAAATGCAGCGGAAATGTAACCCTTTGGTACCGAGGCGACGAAGTAATTCGGGTAACGGCCCGTAAAAATGAATGGGGTGAAGTAAAAGAATTCATCTGCAACACCTGTCGTTTTGAACGTAAGAAAACCAGCGATTGGACGATTGAAGGCCCCACCAAAATCTCGCGTCACTCGGTCATTATGGCCAATAAATACCGCGCAGATCTCAAAAAACCAGCGTTTGGTTTGAAAGTAGCCGAGGCCCAATACAAACAAATCGACGATTCTCGTCCGTATATTACTGATGGAACCACGATTCGAGAATTGAGTAAAGAAAATAACGCGAAAGCAAATCAGCGTTCACTCGCCGAGAATAATTAA